The proteins below come from a single Holdemania massiliensis genomic window:
- a CDS encoding IMP dehydrogenase — MAYYYDQPSHTFSEYLLVPGYSSSECVPTSVSLKTPLVKYKKGEKPTIEMNIPMVSAIMQAVSDDRMAVALAKEGGVSFIFGSQSIESQAAMVARVKNHKAGFVVSDSNITPDMTLAQVLELVEETGHSTMPVTEDGTANGRLVGMVTSRDYRVSRMAPETKVAEFMTPYDKLIVGHESDTLSDCNDLIWEHKLNQLPIIDENQHLLYLVFRKDYATHKENPDELLDCHKRYIVGAGINTRDYAERVPALVEAGVDVLCIDSSEGFSEWQKRTISWIRAKYGDSVKVGAGNVVDREGFRFLAESGADFIKVGIGGGSICITRETKGIGRGQATAVIEVAKARDEYFEETGIYIPICSDGGIVYDYHITLALAMGADFVMLGRYFSRFEESPTTKLMVNGTYVKEYWGEGSNRARNWQRYDLGGAQKLSFEEGVDSYVPYAGTLKENVTLTLYKVKSTMCNCGALSIPELQQNARLTLVSATSIVEGGAHDVIVKDKSSMK; from the coding sequence ATGGCATATTACTATGATCAACCGTCTCATACGTTCAGCGAATATCTGTTAGTTCCAGGCTATTCTTCCAGCGAGTGCGTTCCAACGTCAGTCAGTTTGAAGACACCATTAGTCAAATACAAAAAAGGCGAAAAACCTACGATTGAAATGAACATTCCGATGGTCAGCGCGATCATGCAGGCAGTTTCCGATGACCGAATGGCCGTTGCTTTGGCTAAGGAAGGCGGCGTTTCGTTCATCTTTGGTTCACAGTCGATTGAAAGTCAGGCGGCGATGGTGGCCCGTGTCAAGAATCACAAAGCCGGCTTCGTTGTCAGCGATTCCAACATCACGCCGGATATGACATTGGCGCAGGTGCTCGAACTGGTCGAGGAAACAGGACATTCCACGATGCCGGTAACCGAGGACGGAACCGCAAACGGCCGGTTGGTTGGAATGGTGACCAGCCGTGACTACCGTGTATCCCGCATGGCCCCGGAAACCAAGGTTGCGGAATTCATGACGCCGTACGACAAGCTGATCGTAGGTCATGAGAGCGATACCCTGTCGGACTGCAATGATTTGATTTGGGAACACAAGCTGAATCAGCTGCCGATTATTGATGAGAATCAGCATCTTTTATATCTGGTTTTCCGTAAGGATTATGCTACGCATAAGGAAAATCCGGATGAACTGCTGGATTGTCACAAGCGTTACATCGTCGGCGCCGGCATCAACACCCGCGATTATGCGGAACGCGTTCCGGCTTTGGTTGAAGCGGGCGTAGATGTACTGTGCATCGACTCCTCGGAAGGCTTCAGTGAATGGCAGAAGCGCACAATTTCATGGATTCGTGCGAAATATGGCGACAGCGTAAAAGTGGGAGCCGGCAATGTTGTGGACCGTGAAGGATTCCGCTTCCTGGCGGAAAGCGGGGCGGATTTCATTAAAGTGGGAATTGGCGGCGGTTCCATCTGCATTACGCGGGAAACCAAAGGCATTGGCCGCGGACAGGCAACAGCGGTAATCGAGGTTGCCAAAGCTCGTGATGAATACTTTGAAGAAACAGGCATCTACATTCCAATCTGTTCTGACGGCGGTATCGTTTACGATTATCATATTACTTTGGCCTTGGCGATGGGCGCAGACTTTGTTATGCTTGGCCGCTACTTCAGCCGGTTTGAAGAATCGCCGACAACCAAATTAATGGTTAACGGCACGTATGTCAAAGAGTATTGGGGCGAAGGCAGCAACCGTGCCCGCAACTGGCAGCGTTATGATCTGGGCGGTGCGCAGAAGCTGAGCTTTGAAGAAGGTGTTGATTCGTATGTTCCTTATGCGGGTACGCTGAAGGAAAACGTCACCTTGACGTTGTATAAGGTGAAATCGACGATGTGCAACTGCGGCGCGCTTTCAATTCCTGAGCTGCAGCAGAATGCCCGGCTGACGTTAGTTTCCGCAACCTCGATTGTTGAGGGCGGTGCGCATGACGTCATCGTCAAAGACAAAAGCTCAATGAAATAA